A genomic segment from Lutibacter sp. A80 encodes:
- a CDS encoding FAD-binding protein, which translates to MKKPNKKQEMSRRKFISLAGGAAASLAAMSAIGMPVDWALNNPEIDVDSLNTDKIKTDVLVIGSGMAGLFAAVKAHDAGAKVIMVSKGRLGASGQTPFAKGIFAFDPEKENLSLDEFVAKVSRSALGTNNNAYTKQMAQHSLTRVNELKEWGFFDSSLYNKSFSKPIEERNIPVQERITITHLIKENAKVVGAAGFSIDTQKIVFYEAKSVILCTGAGGFKPNGFPICDLTHDGTIMAYNIGAKVTGKEWNDGHPGKSENAAACYDGWGDMFEQKPSTTGVEIRHDLGVDMNYVAYKNGSPLKMGPPGSGEQTDVSGGPYTPEEFTRQNDTPPGRKEGGRPPKRGKGGPPKGGKGEGAPPGMGGSIVGGSSAGMAIHKSEGLVPINDQCESTIPGLYAAGDALGSYMAGAIYTQIGSSLAGSAVQGGVAGEAAAKYSKNIKSVNISASKLKEIEEGILTPLKLEAGYSPAWVTQTLQGIMIPNFIIYIKKENLLKAALAYVEELRDHHIPMLRASNMHELRLAHETKNMIISAEMKLKASIMRTESRCSHYRLDYPEMDTKNWQVWLNIFKGEDGTMQFEKQPFNTWPV; encoded by the coding sequence ATGAAAAAGCCAAACAAAAAACAGGAAATGTCTAGACGAAAATTTATAAGCTTAGCGGGTGGAGCTGCTGCAAGTTTAGCTGCAATGTCGGCAATAGGAATGCCAGTAGACTGGGCTTTAAATAATCCTGAAATTGATGTTGATTCTTTAAATACAGATAAAATTAAAACCGATGTATTGGTAATAGGAAGTGGAATGGCAGGTTTATTTGCAGCAGTAAAAGCACATGATGCTGGTGCAAAAGTAATAATGGTTTCTAAAGGAAGATTAGGTGCCTCTGGTCAAACTCCTTTTGCTAAAGGTATTTTTGCCTTTGATCCAGAAAAAGAAAACCTAAGTTTAGATGAATTTGTTGCAAAAGTTTCTCGTTCAGCTTTAGGAACAAATAATAATGCTTACACCAAGCAAATGGCTCAGCATTCTTTGACTCGCGTAAATGAATTAAAAGAGTGGGGATTTTTTGATTCATCATTGTATAATAAAAGCTTTAGCAAACCTATTGAAGAAAGAAATATACCAGTACAAGAACGTATTACTATTACACATTTAATAAAAGAAAACGCTAAGGTTGTTGGTGCTGCAGGTTTTAGTATAGACACACAAAAAATAGTGTTTTATGAAGCAAAAAGTGTTATTTTATGTACTGGCGCTGGAGGTTTTAAACCAAACGGTTTTCCAATTTGCGACCTTACCCACGACGGCACAATAATGGCCTATAATATTGGGGCAAAAGTTACAGGTAAAGAATGGAATGATGGTCATCCAGGAAAATCAGAAAATGCAGCAGCTTGTTACGATGGTTGGGGAGATATGTTTGAACAAAAACCAAGTACAACAGGTGTAGAAATTCGTCACGATTTAGGTGTAGATATGAATTATGTAGCTTATAAAAATGGAAGTCCTTTAAAAATGGGACCTCCAGGATCAGGAGAACAAACCGATGTTAGTGGAGGCCCTTATACACCAGAAGAATTTACGCGTCAAAATGATACTCCACCAGGAAGAAAAGAAGGTGGAAGACCACCAAAACGTGGAAAAGGAGGCCCACCAAAAGGAGGTAAAGGAGAAGGAGCACCTCCAGGAATGGGAGGAAGTATAGTTGGTGGCTCTTCTGCAGGAATGGCAATACATAAATCTGAAGGATTAGTACCAATAAACGATCAATGTGAATCTACTATCCCAGGACTATATGCTGCTGGAGATGCATTAGGCTCCTATATGGCTGGTGCAATTTATACTCAAATTGGATCATCCTTAGCTGGTTCGGCTGTACAAGGAGGTGTTGCAGGTGAAGCGGCCGCTAAATACTCTAAAAACATAAAATCTGTTAATATATCAGCTTCAAAATTAAAAGAAATTGAAGAAGGAATATTAACACCTTTAAAACTTGAAGCAGGTTATAGTCCTGCTTGGGTAACACAAACTTTACAAGGTATTATGATTCCTAATTTTATTATTTACATAAAAAAAGAGAATTTATTAAAAGCTGCTTTAGCTTATGTAGAAGAATTAAGAGATCATCATATACCCATGTTAAGGGCTTCCAATATGCACGAGTTACGTTTAGCACATGAAACAAAAAATATGATTATTAGTGCTGAAATGAAACTGAAAGCATCTATTATGCGAACAGAAAGTAGATGTAGTCATTACCGATTAGATTACCCAGAAATGGATACTAAAAACTGGCAAGTTTGGCTAAATATATTTAAGGGTGAAGATGGCACTATGCAGTTTGAAAAGCAACCTTTTAATACTTGGCCAGTATAA